tattattttaactcttGGTTCTTTATCAGAGTGACAAGAAATTAACTCTCTCCGTAATAGCTTTTATACgaatggaacaaaaaaaaatttaataatcatcaGAGCACAAAATCAACAGTACTTACATCAAGCCAACCTTTTGTTCGATAGCATAAATGtcataagtaataataataataaaatttaaaagaaacacACTGACAAACTTGGcagtattttcaaataaatataaaaaaaaaaaactcatagATTATAggtaaagaaatttaataccATAAATaatcgaataaaaaatatataaaatataaaatcaaaagATGGATGTACTATcgggtaataaataattgttggactttgataattaaaataattatcattattattaaaagaataattagTAGTCCATCGGATATTTATTACCCGAAGaaactccaaaaaaattaaaaagacagTTATCTTTTTTTGGTTCTCtcttttctttcttttcttttttaacacTTGTAGGTTTATCAGACTTTGAATCATTTCCACTAGATTTCGAGGGCATTTTACGTGCTGCGGGATTAGTCGGGCATTCACAGGATTTAGTACGTTtctttttaccattttttttcgacatttttattttttttgaccgTCTCTTACTGATACTCTTTTTCATCCCACTCCTGCTTCCACTCCTGCTTCCACTCCTACTTCTGCTTCTGCTTCGACTTTTGCTTCGACTTTTGCTTCTACTTTTACTTCTGCTCTTGCTTCTACGTTTACTTCTACTTCTTCTTATACTCTTATTACGtttacttttcaatttattagCACTTTTACTCTTTCTTCTGCTACGTTTCCTGTTTCCCGTATGCCTTGACTTGCTTTTAGTTCTCTTTCTGCTACTCCGAGAGCTACTTCGTCTCTTTATTTTTCCTCTGCTACGACTTCCCGGTGGACAAACACAACTACGATTCCTTTTAGCTGAACCATTACCACTTTTACTTACACTACGCTTCCTACCTTTTTTGCTTCCACTTCTACTTCCACTTCCACTTTTACTTCTActcattattttacttttctttttacccctatttttacttttcttacctaattaattaaatagccaattaatttatcaacaaaataaataattaacatgatttttaaatatatttgaatatctTACGCGTAATACTGCGCGGTCTAATTTTATTTCCACTTAATTTTTGTCCATTGCCACGACGCATTCGACGTTTTCGTTCCAATCGACGTTTTCTACATGTAAAGTCCAAAAGACCGAGCTCCTGGTTTGTTAATTCATAAGACTCTTTTTCAGTATCAGTTAGAAGATTATAACGACCtgaaatttctttcaatagaCCATAAGAAGTGCCACGTTTCAATGCCACCAGAGCctttaacaaaatatatttaaatttacctatcaataaaaataataataataataattttaaaaataaatgttaaaatacTTACTTGACGTTTGGCAACTTCGCGCGGGACATTATAAACCGAAGAAATATAATTACAGATATCATGCGGACTAGCTCCTTTGCGTTCttctaaatttttcaacgCCGTCACTGCCAATGTCAGCGTCGTCGACAATTTTTTAGAcatgatttattattgatattgatgATATTATCATACAAAATGTTAATTTCAAAGTATCaaaaaagtattatattttataaaatgcacACGTGGCTCTAAAATAGATttatccaataaaaaaaattatatttagttttttttttaaatttatccatTTATTTCTATAATGTTTATACAAATTcaccaattaatttttagtgacctGACATTGGACACAATTTATGACAAATAACATGAtgctcatttatttattatcatttgtttaaataatcaactatttaaataatcaaataataaaccAAAAATACCAGTCAGTAGGTTAATAAAttgacaaatatatatatatatatatgtatacaatcGTCTGGAGTAAAATAAGTAGTATGatcgttataaataataatatagttcAATACAGGTCAAAGCTTGTCATTTTTAACAAGggtaaattacaataaatataatagtaatgaaaaaaaaaaaaaaaagtatccgtaggtgtaattttattgataaaatgtgTTGTCGTTacacttaaaaataatgaaattattttagctGATAATCTTCCACGTTGCTCAGGGTCCTTTTATTGAAGACTTTTCTCAATGTGTAACACATGGATTTTATACACAAGTCTGGCAAGAACAACTCTACACTACTCTCAGtcttatttttatgtttatattaCCTCTCATTATTCTTGTCGCAACTTATGTATCAACTGTCATAACAATTTCGCgtacgtatatatttattattattattattgttattatttaaaatatttttattttgaaataattgtagGAAGCGAAAAATCATTCAAGTTAGACGttacaaatagtaaaattaaaaatcagatAACCGGAGATATTAATCGCCGTAGACTAATGCATCGTGCTAAAAGCAAATCCTTGCGTATAAGTATTGTCATTGTAACGGCATTCGTTATATGCTGGACACCTTACTatataatgatgataatatttatgtttCTCGATCCTGATGAACACGTAAGCCATAAATAATCCTCTTTGCTAATGACTAAATAACTCAATCaatcaaattatatatataccttcaattttttttattaaatttaatccgaccatgaaatttttttctttcataacaaaaaatgaattccTCATCTCTTAATTTACATTGACGTACTTATTTATCACTTAAtcaatcagtaaaaaaaaacaaaaaaagttataatattaaataaaataatactttttagCTAAGTGAAGATTTACAAAgtggtatatttttttttggtatgagTAATAGTCTTGTAAATCCATTGATATACGGAGCATTTCATTTATGGCCACAGAAAAAGTCTCATCTGAAATTCCGTCGaaggtaaattaaatttttttcgggcATAATTTGAATACTGAAATGAATAATGTTTATGAAATggtaaaatgtttttttgtagagaaagTTCAATGCTTCAGCACAGAAGTACAACAACCCACACAAGTTTTACATTAGCTACACGTCGCTGTAGCACCCGTCTAATTCGCAATCCGCAAGGATACTTGACTTCAACGAAAACTAAAACAACCGACAAGTTTAATGAAATCTCCCATCCAATCGACGAGACGATGTTGGTTACGTTAATCAATGAACCGGCTAACAATAACGAAATATCAACACGATATCCTTCATCAAAGCTTATTATCCAATACAATAATAACCATTCGGATGCTAAAGATATTACAAATAACTTTATCCAAAATAACTAATATGCTATTGATCCATTAATAATAACTCATCAATAATTGAGCTTCGAGTCAAAATTATTCTCGTTGAGTCAAAAATATACCgactgatttattattttatttaaataattaataaaggatattaattacttaaaaaattaaaaattattatattttaaatactcaaaaagttattttttaaattttacatctacctcataaaatatcaaataaatttatataacaaatatttaaaatagctAGTGCATCGTagattagttttatttatctagATTGATCTCCAggacttgaaaaataattgttaattttaaaaaaataataatttttatcatagttTATAAATTCCATATAGTGTTATtaaataagataaattttattttattacccaACAATACAAagtgctaaaaaaattattttttgtacacaATATAGCTGTACATAACATActaaatgaataatattaattaattaaaaatatttagatgtatatttataaaagtaattagtatcgaaataagtatctttttattttttcaaaagcgATTTTATTGAGTAGTAACTAATTTATACCTTTGCACGTGCGCTCGTGCACAGTAACACGGTCGGGATTGAAAGTCCTTTTGCAGTTTTTGCAAGGCACTAATTGACCTAGATGTGATTTCCATCTTGCTTCAGTTGTTGCTGCCCAATCTATTACAGGACTAGCTGAATCCGATGTatctagaatttttatttaaattaaataaatagataattagttaataatttaagcatacttatatactattattaatattattatcatcgtaatttttaaattaaaagacaaTGTagaacacaatataaataaatattaattttattataaacaaatatttatttaatatttattattttcaatgtcATGATCTGTAATTGGATAAATGTGAGATAAATTGAAACGTGGCGTTgacgttatttatttttggtatttaagtaaataaataaaataataatcaccaGCTAAAACAATATCTGGTTTTATCGGTTCAGGTCTGCGTTTACTTAATGgcaatttatcattttcaatattccatttttttaaacactggGGTTCATGAATATCGATACTAGCTGACCCGAAGTCGCGTCCACAAATATAACAAGTTGTCGTAGGTCTCAATtgtttctaaaataaattaattttttaaaatgattataatttataaaaataataataataaattccgtACATATGGGCTATCAGAACAAACGGAATAACTCGatgatgatttatttttatcactgggtgaataaatattattagcaaTCTGCCAACGCTTTATACACTGTGGTTCGTGAATTTTAATAGTTCTTGCGCCAAAATTACGACCACAGTTTTGACAAAAAACAGTTGATGAACCCGATCGACTGGTTGTGCTCCTCGATTTTTCAGACCTGTCTGATTTCTCAGCCGCTGGATcctgatattttaaaaaagttttagataAACGTGTTTTTATTGCGCTATaatataatacataaaataagctgattaagttaataaaaaaagtaacctTGGAAACTTTGCAACTTTTTTGATGAACTGGTAGACGATCTGGCAAAAAAGTTCGGCCGCATCTCCAACAAGGAAGTAATTGgctctaaaatatttttttaaattatttatttttatttaaaatataatatgatatACTAAAGTTGGatcattgattatttatatacacataaatatgtaatgtaatatatattaatgcaAAATACTATGATGCGATATTGTATTACTCGGTCGATCAATCAAGTGAAAAACTATGTCATTGTCTAGTGTATCGTGTCTAGAGTCTAGACCTCAAACCATCTGTTTACAAATTGATTTAATCTACAcccgtaaataattttatattcatcatttttaacaaaaattctattttaaaataatacaagtGTATAATAAATCTCGGTGAATAACAAATTAAACCGGGATAATTAGTTATcccataaattttcaaagagaTCGATTGGCCAGCacgatagtaaaaaaaaaaatctgatttGTTAAGCATgtagccaaaaaaaaaatctccctattttataattattattattatgtagtGAACGCTATAAACATGAAAGCTTAAAGTGGGTTAAAGTTTAACTTGCGATTTAATAGcatgatatatatttgaatattttaagaaacttatttccataattatatatcaGGGAgctggtaaaaataaaaataacaatgagGAAGCAAGttggtttatttaaaatcatgaATTTCTGGCATACTATTTAATAGGgggtgaataaataattttttttaatttaataataataaaaaaatttttgaaacatacTTGAGATGATTCCCAAGCAACATTATTCCACTGCTGATGATTTAATGGTAATACTGGTCGTTGCGGACGAGGACGTCTTTGGGATGGAGACAAAGCTTCATTTTCACGCTCccatttctttaatttaaacaataggtacattttaataaacattttttttattttattttattttatgtatatatactaaGTGTgacatagaaaatttaacaacTCGTGTGTAAGTAcacaattaaaaagtataaaattagccatttgtcATGCAGAATAGATAATCGTCAAAGTCGAGGTCACACATGCACTTTAATAGCTATTCgattcatatattatttttttttttttctatttccccTCCTACGctttacatatattattttttagcatATAGTATATTATTGATTCATGACGCATAAGTTGACATTACAAAAGCTATAAGAGCGATTAATATCCGTGTATTCTAACATattgtactaaaaaaatttataagcatgtatatatctataataagtatttatttaaaaacttttgacgttattaaaatttaaagcttttaTTTCCTTAAACTAAAAAGTTATTGTTAAAGTTGTATCTTTGATACCGGAggatatttttatagtaagaCCAGAACAGAATAATAATATCTTACCTCCATGCATTTTGGCTCGTGTATCGGAAAACTGGCAGTGCCAAATTCACGGGCACATATATAACAAGTAACCGTTCTAGGTCCTTTTTTAACAGAATCTGGACGTGATTTACTAGCATTATCTTCCATTCTCGGTGATAGTTTTTGTACTGTTTCGATACCTCCGTCATTACTATTACCTTTatcttttgatttatttttatttttctcgctCTTATAATTCAGTGCAACTGGTTTCTGAATGGACTTTCTGACAACGTCTTTACTGCTATTCTTATCTACTTCAGTTGATCCCTTGATGGAAGGAACTCCCTTAGGATGACTATGAAATCGTTCAGGCTGATCAGGACGACCGCAAGTTTTGCACGGCTCtggtgtttttaatttattagcaATCGGGGAAGTAAACACTTCAAGTTCTTCCGGTAGAGCTAAACGAGATGACTTTGCCGTCCTTACTGTTGACAATGACGAAGCTGCTACCGGTTTAACATTCATTAGattacgattattattattattattattattattattgttatctaATCGTTTGTgatcgttaattaatttacttgtcAGACACTCTttactactactattattattgttgttagtATTAAGTACTGGACTAGGTGATTTTTTAGGAATGACAGGTTCAAGTACACGTGGCATTGTTTGTtcagtatttaaataatagttgttgttatttaaatgatctAAGCTACGACGCTTTgatctaataaaaaatgttttagcTTCGGTGAACGGTGGTGTACTGCGCTTTGATGATTCAACAATAGGTTGTATATTCTTGTTACTATTGTTGACGGGCGTAGTGTGTCCACCCCCACTAGCGGTAGCTCTTCGATCAAGCTGTATACGCGTCATTGAATCGCATAATCGTTCTTTACTCAGCAATGACATGTCTAATTTATTGACCAACGCGGGATCTAGCACGCTCGGTTTCTCTAGATTTGCTGTTTTTGGACGCTCGGCTGATccaaataaactattttttttaacttttggcGGCCAAGTGCCCGTATCTGCAGctgattttgattttatacgtcgatatgatttttttacttggaaaaaaataaatttaagttttattatgcaacctttttttttatataaacataaaaaaatacacaataattattaaataataacaataaaaataaatattttacctgAAAATGATTCAACGTTatcttttattatcaaaaatgttttttcaggaaaaaaatcacttggtCCTTTTTTCCActtcatatttaatttaaatttgtaaatatatgtatttagtatatatccaaatatagatttatatattgcggtataaaatatatgtcgtAGGcgtagaaaaatatagattgaGTATAGTCGAGCAATAAGAGGTAGTTGCACCTGCAGTTTTATAGCTGACAACCTTCATAccaattttaaacttttaattcatcaatcaataatcatttttacgttttttattcaatgtttttttgttCACCCGTCTtgcaatatcatttttttttttttttaaatttatataccaCTTACTTGGACAATCAACTTATCGTCTAAATTAAACGTTAATTTGAACCACCCCGATCATTTTTTTGccgtcaattaatttaaaaaaaatttgattattacatttttttatatttataatgagtGCAAGCACTCCattaactattataatttctactgtttaatttttacatcgCCATTTATTTCACTAAAtcatcattcatttttttttttttttttttaataattcatttaatttataacttttaatttaaaaaaaattaaatactcataattgattaaaaaaaaaggaataaaataattttataaatagagACATATAATtacaaagtttttaaataaattgagaacATGAGAGAGAACGTTTAAAGAACGCGAATCGCGGTAAACTGAAATGTTAAGTTTACTTTTACCTTGCCATTGGTTCGATATACATTTTACCTGTGTGTACCTGTTACCCACTGTTACCTGTACTCGATTCTATAatacatatgtataatatactatcataatacaatattatatatatagaagagAGAAAGAAACATAATAAAGTGGTGGCGGTTAAAATCGATTCAACATTTTACTAACTATTTAATACTGACTCAGTAAAGTTTATAATGCATGCGTATCATTTCAACATCTCTGCTATCTTTTATCACAAACTGTGTCTGTACATAGatgtaaattattcattttttatcataccCATTTagcatattaaaaaaaaaatgaaaaaaaaaaaaaaaataattttattaattaataaatgtaatttagatttttagtattaaataattgtgaaataaatttaaagataatACCTGTATGGTCATAAATATCAAGTATACTAActaaaactaataaatatcaattgatGCGGGTCTGACATAAATACTCCAATAAATGttgtaatgaaaattatccaactataaaaaaaaaaggataaaataaaatggtttACCAGTCTAgacgaaaaaattcaagtatttattgttaaatttaacaactacgatacataattaattaatttaattatttactataattttttaaatttatttataaataaaaagtacagaaatgaaataattgaggCAATTAGTATGTTATTtatgtacaaaataaaatattattttttttgtttgataaagaaaatgatagaaaaatttgtaataaatttaacgacgataccgatatcttttgaagtgaaaccataattggaaaatattattgtGAAATTGACACCTAAAGCCCCTTTTGTACGAGTACTCCCACTCTCTGTTGACTATTTTAAAGGCAATGTCTTCATATGGAGGTCCAGCATGAAATTTAAGGATAGCAAAGTCTTTGTTGTCAGTACAGGGAGTCAAGTAATAGGCAGGAGTTGTTCCTTTGTCAATCAAATCaggataaaatatattaaatttgtatcCCTGAACAATCTTGGGCGGTGGGTTGTCCATATCGTAGTGAGTCTGATTGTATTTATTCCATTCAAATCCAGTGTGAACTCGATTAAAGTATCTGGGCTTCCTGGGTCTGTATTTATCagaccacaaataaatttgtgCTTCTAGCGATGACTCAACACTAAACTGGGCCTCATCATCACCCATATTTTTCCTGGCTTCACGATGCATCGCTTGTTCCTCTGCAGACAGGACACTTTGAACTTTTCTGCCTGTATTAAGCACCTGATGCCTTGCGAATTCCAGTCTCTGGTTATCGTCCTCCTCTAGAGTAATCAGCGTTCCTGGTTCCAGCTGTCCCATGGACATATATTTAGGCGAGTAACCACCAGCATTATACTCACAGAAATATTCATTAAGCATTTCCTCttcatcaccatcatcatcatcaccatcaccattatcatcattatcatcaactTGCTCTTTATCACTTTTATCATCTTTGGATTTATCTTGAGTATTGTCTTGATTACTTGTCTCTCTAGTGGAACCAGCAACTTGTTGTTCTTGGTCGCAATCTCCTTCATTTCTTGCGACACCTTGCTCAGCAATCAATACCTCGAGCTTCTTTTTAAGATTATCCTGATGACGATCTCTTAGTCTAGCACGTGCCATGTGGGCTTTTAACTGTGACAAGAGACTCTCCCAGTATCCAATGTCTACACCTTCAGGTTTGCCGGATATCTTTGACTCAATTTGCAGCTGCATCGTCTCCAACTGTTTGGCAGACTTGCCTTTAAATATTCCAGTAATATCTTTAGCAACAGCTTGATTTATTCCTTCACGGCGTCCCAGAGCAACTTGATACTCtgatttttcaagttttctCAGTTTATGTAATTCGTCTTCAACAATAACCGTAATGTCATTCCAGTAGTCCAAGTTTTTACCTCGTTCCAATTCTTTGTACACTTTTATATCTTCAATAAGATCCTCGAGATCTTTTATCTCAAGTCCACGTAGATAAGTGTAGGGTTCGTGCATCTCAACAGCATCAACTTGCTCTTCTGCAGAAATATATTTAGCCAAGAGATCAATTGGTTTGGCGCGACCATCTTGGATACGTATTCGTGAACGCAAACGTGCTTGCTCCAGATGAAATTGATCCTCTTGATGTCTCCACTGTTCCATTTGTGCAGCTTCTTTGCCTCGTTGCATCATATTCATCTCTTCCTCGCGCTGTTGACGCTCTAATTCCCGTTCCTGACGacgttttttaactttctctAGCTCACGTTTATTCTCTTCCTGTTTGTGCCGATTACGTAGCTCGAGTTCCTCACGATTAACACCCAGAAGACCGTCTTTTTCAAGTTTCTTTGACCATACAAATGTAGAGAGTAAATTCCCATCACCAAATGGATTATCTGTGTTTGTGTAATGAAGATAATCGTTGTCCCATCCCATACGTTCTTTGCGTTTACGTTCTTTCGcttcttttttctttaaacgTCGCAGACGCTTCTCTTCAGGAGTTTCGGTAGcttttaataattcttttttacGACGACGCTCCTCTAGCTGTTTCAGACGCTGTTGTTCCAATTTTTTAAGCAATTTTGTTGAGTCTGCTGATGAATTtgaagatgaagatgaagatgatGAGTCTGATGATGACGAGGACGATGACGAAGACGATGACGAGGAcctaacaaataatatatataaataaaaatattaagtaatttgaggttataaaatttttaaatatttaccttTTACTTTTATGCTTggatcgtttttttttgctgGATGATCTTGAAGAGTCAGACTGTTTGGACTTTTTCTTAATAGTATCGTCACGATGTTTTGAGGATTTAGATTTTGAAAGACttgaagaatattttttgtcatcaTGTTTGCTGTGTTTACTATCAGAATAACTTTTAACTTTGGATTGTCTGTCGTCGTTGTCGTAACCACGACTGTCTCTTCGCGAATAACGTTCTTTACCcatatcttttaaaattaattatttaatatcttatATCAcaagattaa
The DNA window shown above is from Microplitis mediator isolate UGA2020A chromosome 1, iyMicMedi2.1, whole genome shotgun sequence and carries:
- the LOC130670233 gene encoding serine/arginine-rich splicing factor 4-like, producing MSKKLSTTLTLAVTALKNLEERKGASPHDICNYISSVYNVPREVAKRQALVALKRGTSYGLLKEISGRYNLLTDTEKESYELTNQELGLLDFTCRKRRLERKRRMRRGNGQKLSGNKIRPRSITRKKSKNRGKKKSKIMSRSKSGSGSRSGSKKGRKRSVSKSGNGSAKRNRSCVCPPGSRSRGKIKRRSSSRSSRKRTKSKSRHTGNRKRSRRKSKSANKLKSKRNKSIRRSRSKRRSKSRSKSRSKSRSKSRSRSRSRSGSRSGSRSGMKKSISKRRSKKIKMSKKNGKKKRTKSCECPTNPAARKMPSKSSGNDSKSDKPTSVKKEKKEKREPKKDNCLFNFFGVSSGNKYPMDY
- the LOC130670294 gene encoding splicing factor Cactin; this translates as MGKERYSRRDSRGYDNDDRQSKVKSYSDSKHSKHDDKKYSSSLSKSKSSKHRDDTIKKKSKQSDSSRSSSKKKRSKHKSKRSSSSSSSSSSSSSDSSSSSSSSNSSADSTKLLKKLEQQRLKQLEERRRKKELLKATETPEEKRLRRLKKKEAKERKRKERMGWDNDYLHYTNTDNPFGDGNLLSTFVWSKKLEKDGLLGVNREELELRNRHKQEENKRELEKVKKRRQERELERQQREEEMNMMQRGKEAAQMEQWRHQEDQFHLEQARLRSRIRIQDGRAKPIDLLAKYISAEEQVDAVEMHEPYTYLRGLEIKDLEDLIEDIKVYKELERGKNLDYWNDITVIVEDELHKLRKLEKSEYQVALGRREGINQAVAKDITGIFKGKSAKQLETMQLQIESKISGKPEGVDIGYWESLLSQLKAHMARARLRDRHQDNLKKKLEVLIAEQGVARNEGDCDQEQQVAGSTRETSNQDNTQDKSKDDKSDKEQVDDNDDNGDGDDDDGDEEEMLNEYFCEYNAGGYSPKYMSMGQLEPGTLITLEEDDNQRLEFARHQVLNTGRKVQSVLSAEEQAMHREARKNMGDDEAQFSVESSLEAQIYLWSDKYRPRKPRYFNRVHTGFEWNKYNQTHYDMDNPPPKIVQGYKFNIFYPDLIDKGTTPAYYLTRSGKKDQRPKTANLEKPSVLDPALVNKLDMSLLSKERLCDSMTRIQLDRRATASGGGHTTPVNNSNKNIQPIVESSKRSTPPFTEAKTFFIRSKRRSLDHLNNNNYYLNTEQTMPRVLEPVIPKKSPSPVLNTNNNNNSSSKECLTSKLINDHKRLDNNNNNNNNNNNRNLMNVKPVAASSLSTVRTAKSSRLALPEELEVFTSPIANKLKTPEPCKTCGRPDQPERFHSHPKGVPSIKGSTEVDKNSSKDVVRKSIQKPVALNYKSEKNKNKSKDKGNSNDGGIETVQKLSPRMEDNASKSRPDSVKKGPRTVTCYICAREFGTASFPIHEPKCMEKWERENEALSPSQRRPRPQRPVLPLNHQQWNNVAWESSQSQLLPCWRCGRTFLPDRLPVHQKSCKVSKDPAAEKSDRSEKSRSTTSRSGSSTVFCQNCGRNFGARTIKIHEPQCIKRWQIANNIYSPSDKNKSSSSYSVCSDSPYKQLRPTTTCYICGRDFGSASIDIHEPQCLKKWNIENDKLPLSKRRPEPIKPDIVLADTSDSASPVIDWAATTEARWKSHLGQLVPCKNCKRTFNPDRVTVHERTCKGIN
- the LOC130670193 gene encoding gonadotropin-releasing hormone receptor; translation: MGLVIASPTAMINSQNYLIILPPCDNNNNNNNNNNENDNQSININKTNKIWMLNMSRDDNNSMVNLTSLDHAPSLTNSAFIKAIVLGVMAAFSLVANVITIWSITKNRRKRHKNYSAIYTLILHLSVADLLVTIFCIAGEALWSYTVAWIWGNVTCKLFKFLQIFSLYLSTFVLVLIGLDRFLAVKYPMKSLNKTDRCNRLVLITWIISFILSIPQLIIFHVAQGPFIEDFSQCVTHGFYTQVWQEQLYTTLSLIFMFILPLIILVATYVSTVITISRSEKSFKLDVTNSKIKNQITGDINRRRLMHRAKSKSLRISIVIVTAFVICWTPYYIMMIIFMFLDPDEHLSEDLQSGIFFFGMSNSLVNPLIYGAFHLWPQKKSHLKFRRRESSMLQHRSTTTHTSFTLATRRCSTRLIRNPQGYLTSTKTKTTDKFNEISHPIDETMLVTLINEPANNNEISTRYPSSKLIIQYNNNHSDAKDITNNFIQNN